The Larimichthys crocea isolate SSNF chromosome XII, L_crocea_2.0, whole genome shotgun sequence region ccgccccccccccttcctccccccccctccttcctcctcccccttccctcccccATCTTCGTCCTCCCCACACAACCCCCTCATTACCCTTCGCCTACCCTCCGCCCCTcgcccccctctccccctccccccctcccccatcccccccccccttgccccacccccccccccacgccCTCGTCTCCCCTCCCACTCCTATCTTCAACAAGAggcaagaggaaaagaaaaaactgtctACTCataatgctttgttttgtgtgatgAACAAACATCCTTTACTACAGATGCTGCTCTTTATTCTTGAAATTTAATACNNNNNNNNNNCAGTCAGCTATTCAGTCCCAGTGGACCAACAAGCTTTTATGCAGGGGTTCTTCAACtaggggtccgtgacccctaggggtccacagaggtactaaagggggtccgccaatttttgtcaaaattaatttgtgagaattaagaATTTAACAAAAATTGATATATGCCGCTAACATAACATGTCCAGTGCtatgggaaaagaaaaaaaaggagcggAAAGGTGTTGGCTCAAAACACAGCAGTTCATTCTTTGTTGTGAAATGACCATGAACTCAATAAACATTACCAACTTAATGCTTGTTACTGTTGATAATAAATGACAGCTGAATGGATACATTTGTCACAGTTTAATAGGGAGAACTAAAAGGGATATAAAGGAAAATGTACCAACTTATTTTgggccaggcttaaaatgtgacactttttaaaaaaataattacactgtgggggtccctgttctgtttgtctctcatccaATGGACCTTGGGAtgaaaaaaggttgaagacccctgtttGAATCAATGCATCTATTTAAATCAGAAGTGAATAGAGTAAAGTGATTGTTATTATATAACCATCTGACTCAATTTAAATATCCATTTTGATTACATTCATCCTTTCTGGACCATCTCAACTTGGAACTTTAGCAAGTAACATGTAAGTGTTATTTTTAAGTACTGTGTTGATCATAGAGCTGCATATTACGGAAGTACTCAAAAAAGTACCACAACATTTAtactttgtaaatattttttcagtgtatgtGTACCATATATCAAGAAACCTTTCAAAAGTTCTGATAATTCAATTTAGCTTTAAAATAAGGCACAGTGACGGTCAGTATACGAATAAATAGCAAAAAGAAGGTACATTTACATTCAACAGGACTTTTCATGTGGCCATATAAATAGGTTGGCATTCACTCGCATGTTCTGACTTGGAAACTTTTACATTTAGGGTATTTCCTATTCAACTTTGTTGCTACCATTTTACATTCAGGAAAATAGTATAGTTTCTGTACAAAATTATTTCTTTCAGTTGTGGAACATGTCTCTACCGGAGTGTGTATTGATCCtcaggtgttttttaaaagcaatgTGATTGAGTAAAACTTTTCCCAAAACTGCTGTAATTATTTGTAGCTCCTCACTTCTTGTGAATTCTTTCTGTCCGACACTACGAAACCGGAACTCTGAACTGTCTCCCACATAGTTTAAAATACCAAAGTGTATCATCTGGAAACTTATTCCTATTTGCCAAATAATTTCAATCGTTTCTCACCATGGTTTACGTCCGGCCTAGGGGGGACACCGACATACAAGAAAGTACGctcccctctttccccctcCCAAGAATGATCAATGCCACAGAGCTGCAAGTCCAACAAagattcattttattcaattattattgtttatatttcacGAGTGTAGTTTTACGCTTCAGGCGTGAGCAGGcccccaaaacaacaaacaaaaccaatcTTGACCCAAAACTAACTACCTaaccaaaacaagaaaaaaacaaaacacgggTTCTCCCTGCCTCCCTACAAATAAACAGGAGGAAAAAGGGAGACAAACCAAAAGGAGCTACTCCACCCCTACTACTACTTGACTTCTAGCTAAGCTAAAGTCTCTAAGGCAGACCAGACAACTtcaagaacagaaagaaaacacaaacacagtacaaTACAATACGGCCTGGTGCCAGTTGGGAGAGTAAGGTCAAGAGAAAGAGGCCGAATGAATCCAGCGGCGGGCCATTTATAGCTGATCCACTAGTCCATTAACCCATCGGCAGGCAAGCACCTGGAGCAGCGGGCGAGACCTAAGGTGGTAGCACCACCCTAGGCAGGGAGGGAACAATGACCACAAACAATACCAAACAACACTAAATATGGACCCATGGGTCCTAACACCAGTGTTGTTCTTCTCAGGACTGTGAAGTCACCCACTATGTGTGACAACTCTTGTGTTTTGCAAGATCACAAGCTATGACCTGTATGGATTTTCATGTGGACTTTTTTCAGTTCTTTCCTGTAGGATATCTTTTTCTCACACATGCTGCAGGCATATGGCTTTTAACTGTGTGAGTTTCGTATGTGCCTTTCAGTGGATAGAACAGTGGAATGTTTTACCACAGATGTTGCAAAGGTACGGCTTCTCACCAGATGTGAATCCATCTAATGTGTCTTCTCAAATTTTAAGCCCTCTGTGCAAAACGCTTTTCCACATACTGTGCAAGTCTGCTGGGCTTCTCACCGTGTGTTGATTTTTATGTGCTTTTAGTTGTTGACGGAAACAGCGAATCCTTTCCACCAGATCTGCCAAAGGTAACGCCTTCACCAGTGTGACCTCCATTCTACTGTGTCTTCTCAAGGTAGCACTATGTAGCAAATGCTTTTCCCAAATACTGTGAAAGTATGCAGAGCTTCTCACAGGTGTGAACTGTCGAGGTTTATTCAATGTTTGACTGTAAATTAAAAGCTTTCCCCACATGGTGTACATGTATACGGCTTTCACCTGGTGAATTCTTTGATTGATGCCGTTCTCAATGTTTGCATCCTACCAAATCTTTTCCGCAGGTTGCCCAATTTACggcctctcacctgtgtgagcGCATCTAATGTGGACTTTCAAATATTACTGCTCGTGTGAAGCTTTCCCACAGTTGTCACAAATATACGGCTTTCACCTGTGTGCTTCTCTGATGTATTTTCATAAGTCAATTCTACTACTCTAAACGGTTTTTATCGCCAGGTTTGCACAATATTACGGCTTCTCACCGGTGGTGCATTCTCATGTGGTTCAGAAGTACTGACTTATATATAATCTTTCCACACTGTGGTTACATTTAAAAGCGGTTTGTCAATATTACTGTCAGCCCTTGACAAGTTAGGGTTGCAGACGATGTACTCTGACTTcgttttcatgtgtttattgttttgttctgactgCCTCTCTCAGTAGCGTCTTCATGCCTTGTATTCTTTCCTTTTGATCCTTGGCTCTCAGCTGCATAAAAAGTGTTCAACAGCAGCGGTGGTCCCACTTTTCAGGTTTGGTTTCCAACATGGTCCCTTTCTCATCGTAGGAGTCCACCACAAAGGTCTCAGCTCCACCCTTATCAcaactcctctccctcctgtgGGACTGGTGCAGAGAGCGCTccttcctgttcctctttatCTGTAGAGGCTTCTGGGTCCTCCTGGTCCAGACTGGATCTCCTCCCTGGTTACAGAGTTGCTGGTCAGTGAGAaccgcctcctcttcctcctcaaggacatgttgctgttggagatctGGAGGACAGATGAGCAAAAAGGAATATGATACTACTGTGATGGGGACgaggaaatgcagacatgcGACTTAATTAGAGCAGAAAGTTTACTGATGTATCTAAACAAATTTTGATTTATAAATGAATTATAGTTAAAAGTTTACTCACCTATCCTGTGTAACTTTATTCAGGTTTGTGCAAACGCTATCCAGCAGTTTGCGCTGACGATCGATCTCTTCTTTCGTATCGGACGATAGTTTTTGaaaactccaaatatttcttcagcaggGCAGCTAGTAGTCGCCTCGTTGACAAAACGTCTCCAAACAGTTCAAACTGAAGGGACATGGCGCTTAATTACgattaaataattaactgtGTCACCCGCTACCATACCGTTCTTCCCATTCATTCAATAACGTTACGTGCAACCAGAGGCTAACGCTGTACCGCCTGTAAGTGTTTACTTCCGCGGATGTACACACTGTTATAGTTCCGACGGTGGTGTGCCAGACGCTTCTCTTTCCGCTTGTAGGGATGGTATTTACTTGGGACTTGGAGTATTTAATATCCTCAGTAAAGGTAGTAAAGTTTCAAGAATAAAGGCAGCATCCGTAGTAAGGATTGTTGTTCATCACACATAAACCAACAGGCCCTTCATGAGTAGacagttttttctttcctcttgcTCTTGTTGAAGATACAGTCGGCTATCAGTCCCAGTGGACCAACAAGCTTTTATGCACGGGGTCTTCCACTAGGGTCCGTGCCCCTAGGAGTCCACAGAGGTACTAaagggggtccgccaattttgtcaaataatttgtgagaattaagcATTTAACAAAATGATATATGCCGCTAACATAAACATGTCCAGCTGAtatggggaaaagaaaaaaaagagaggacagGTGTTGCTCAAAACACAGCAGTTCCTTCTTTgttgtgaaatgaaacattgaCTCTTAACATTACCAACTTAATATGCTTGTTACTCGTCTGATAATAAATTGGACGCTGCATGGATACAATTTGTCACAGTTATAGGGAGAAATAAAAGGTTAATAAAGGAAAATGTACAACTATTTTGGGGCCCAGGGCTTAAAAtggacactttttaaaaaaatacttacatgggggggtccctgttctgtttgtctctcatccaATGGGACCTTGGGAATGAAAAACGGTTTGAAGACCCCTGTTTGAATTCAATGCTCTATTTAAATCAGAGTGAAATAGAGTAAAAGATGcttgtgtattattatttaaccaTCGACTCAATTTACATATCATTTTGATTAATTCATCCTTTCTGGACCATCACACTTGAGAAACTTTAGCAAGTAATCATGTTAAGTGTTATTTTTAAGTACTGTGTTGATCATAGAGCTGCATATAGAAGTACTCAAAAAAGTCACAACATTTATactttgtaaatatttatttcagtgtatgTGTACATTATCAAAGAAACCTTTCAAAAGTTCTGATAATTCAATTTAGCTTTAAAATAAGGCACAGTGAGGTAGTATACAGAATAAAATAGCAAAAAGAggtacatttacattcaaacagGACTTCTCCTGTGGCCATATAAATAGTTTGGCATTCACTTCGCATGTCTGACTTGGAAACTTTACATTAGGGTATTTACATTCCAACTTGTTGATACCATTTTACATTCAGGACATGTATTAGTTTCTGTACAAACtatttctttcagtttgtgAACATGTCTCTACAGGAGTGTGTATATTGATCCTcaggtgttttttaaagaatgtgATTTGAGTAAAACTTTTCCCAAAACTGCTTGTAATTATGTAGCTCCTCACTTCTTTGAATTCTTCTGTTCCGACCCCACGAACCACCGGAACTGAACTGTCTCCCACACGTTTTGAAATACAGTGTCTCATCTGCAACTTATACTATTTGCCAAATATTTCAATGTCTCTCACCAGTGTTGGTTCTTCTCATGGACTGTGAAGTCACCACTATGTGTGACAACTCTTGTGTTTTGCAGATCACAGCATTGACCTGTATGGATTTTCATGTGTACTTTTAAGTTCTCCTGTAGAAGTATCTTTTCTCACACATGCTGCAGGCATATGGCTTCTTACCTGTGTGAGTTTTGTATGTGCTTTCAGTTTGTATGAACAGTGAATGTTTTACCCCAGATCTTGCAAAGGTACGGCTTCTCACCAGTGTGAATCCCTCTAATGTGGACTTTCAAGGTACCTCTCGTGCAAACGCTTTTTCCAACTCTGTGCAAGTATGCGGCTTCTCAccggtgtgtgtttttgtatggcTTTTAGTTGTGACGGAACAGCGATCCTTTCCCACAGATCTTGCAAAGGACGGCCTCTCACCTGTTGAATCATCTAATGTGTCTACTCAAATTAGCACCTCTGTGCAAACGCTTTTCCACATACTGTGCAAGTATGCGGCTTCTCacggtgtgtgtttttgttagtgcTTTTAGTTGTGACGGAACAGCGAATCCTTTCCCACAGATCTTGCAAAGGTACGGCCTCTCACCAGTGTGAATCCATCTAATGTGTCTTCTCAAATTGCACTTGTGCAATGTTCCCACTCTGTGCACGTATCAGCTTCTCACAGTGTGTGAATTCTCGAGTGTTTTCAATGTTGACTGTAAATAAAGCTTTCCCACTGTTGTACAGTTACGGCTTTTCACCTGTGTGAATTTTGATGCCGTCAATGTTGCATCTTACcaatcttttcccacagtctTGCAAAGGTACGGCCTCTCACCTTGTGAACCATCTAATGTGTCTTCAACTTTACTGCTCTTGTGatgaaagctttcccacatgttgtacaaaatcggcttctcacctgtgaaTTCTTTGATGCACAGTAAATGAGTTATTCTATTAAGCTTTCCGCAAAGTTTTTACAAatatacggcttctcacctgttgCATTCTTATGGTTTCAATAAGTCATTCTACTAAAGTTTTACGCAAGGTTTTGCAAatatacggcttctcacctgtgtgcaTTCTCTGTGGTTCAGAAAGTACTGACTTATACTTATAATCCTTTCacagtgttacatttaaaagacgGTTTGTCAATATTACTGGCAGCCCTGACAAGTTAGGGTTGCAGACGATGTTACTCTgacttctgttttcatgttgttgattgttttgttctgactctGCATCTCTAGTAGAGTCTTCATGTCTGTATCCTTTCTGATCTTGGCTCTTAGCTGCATAAAAGttgttcaacagcagctggtggtcactttcaggttctggttcaacATGGTCACATTCCTCATCAGTAGGAGTCACCACAAAGGTATCACCTCCACCTTATCAcaacctcctctccctcctgactggtgcagagctcctcctgttcctctttaatctgtagaggctctgggtcctcttggtccagactggagctccttcctggttacagagctgctggtcagtgagaccccccccccccccccccccccccaaatgTAGTGCATTATGTTTTCTCACACTTGTTGCAGTGTATGGtctctcatctgtgtgtgttgttgcatgtttttttcaacTGTGTCAGAACAATGAATCTTTTCTCACATGTTGCAGGCGTACGGCCTCTCACTTGTGTGGATGCATTTAATGTGGGCTCTCAAATGAGTTCTCTGTctgaaagctttcccacatgttgcACAAATaaacggcttctcacctgtgtgaattctcTCATGCTTTTTCAATGCTGACCTGTCACTCAATCTTTTGCCACAGGTTTTGCAAAGGTACCGCTTCTcatctgtgtggatgtgttgtATGTGCATTGTCAAGAGTTTGCTCTGTCTGAAaactttcccacatgttgtacaAGTATACGTCTCCTCATTAACGTGGATTCTCTGATGCTTTTTCAGTGCTGACATGTTAATGAAACTGTTCCCACAGATATTGCAAAGGTACGGCCTCTCACCACTGTGACCGTCTCTAATGTGGGCTGTCAAGGTACAATTCTGTCTGAAAGCTTTTCCACATGTTGTGCAAATAAACGGCTTCTCGCCTGTGTGAATCCTCTGATGCACTCTCAATTCTGACCCGATAGCAAATGTTTTTCCACAGGTCTTGCACAGGTATGGCCTTTCACCAGTGTGGACACGTCTAATGTGGACATTCAAGCCATTGCTCTGTgtgaaagctttcccacatgcTGTGCAAatatacggcttctcacctgagTGAATTCTTTGATGCACTTTAAACGATGATGCAACAACGAATCTCTTCCCGCAGGTTTTGCAAatatacggcttctcacctgtgtgctTTCTCATGTGTTTCCGAAGATCTGACTTATACTTATAATCCTTTCCACAggtgttacatttaaaagacgGTTTGTGAGCATTACTGTCAGCCCCTGACAAGTTAGGGTTGCACACGATGTTACTCTGACTTCCgttttcatgttgttgatcGTTTTGTTCTGACTCTGCATCTCTAGTAGAGTCTTCATGCTTGTATCCTTTCTGATCTTGGCCCTCAGCTGCATAAAAGttgttcaacagcagctggtggtcactttcaggttctggttcaacatggtccctttcctcatcagtaggagtcaccacaaaggtatcagcctccaccttcagcacaacctcctctccctcctgactggtgcagag contains the following coding sequences:
- the LOC113747056 gene encoding zinc finger protein 595-like, which gives rise to MSSVDCLRQFVNERLTAAAEEIFGVFQKTIVEYEEEIYQEGEEVVLKVEADTFVVTPTDEERDHVEPEPESDHQLLLNNFYAAEGQDQKGYKHEDSTRDAESEQNDQQHENGSQSNIVCNPNLSGADSNAHKPSFKCNTCGKDYKYKSDLRKHMRKHTGEKPYICKTCGKRFVVASSFKVHQRIHSGEKPYICTACGKAFTQSNGLNVHIRRVHTGERPYLCKTCGKTFAIGSELRVHQRIHTGEKPFICTTCGKAFRQNCTLTAHIRDGHSGERPYLCNICGNSFINMSALKKHQRIHVNEETYTCTTCGKVFRQSKLLTMHIQHIHTDEKRYLCKTCGKRLSDRSALKKHERIHTGEKPFICATCGKAFRQRTHLRAHIKCIHTSERPYACNM